The sequence below is a genomic window from Thioalkalivibrio sp. ALJ12.
AGCACCGGCGACGGCCTGCTCGATCGCCGTCAGCGTGAGCTGGAACCCGATTTCGTACCGCCGTCCTGGGTGATTTTCCAATGGTAATGAACGAACACGACTGCCAGGCCTGTGCCGAGGCCTGCGGGGTGAGCATCGAGTTTCGCGAGGGCGAGGCCTTGCTGGCGGGGCAGCCCGTGCAGTGCCTGCGTCTGTCGGCGGATGCCGCCTCCGGTATCGAGGCGGCCCTGAAGGGTGCAGGCATCAGCCCGCTGGCCACCGCTGATGCCGACGGGACGCGGATTCTTTTCCTGGATCAAGGTCAGGCATTGCGCGAACCCCTGTCGGCCGAGGGCCCCGGAAGCCTCAACGCCCTGGGGGAGCGGGCCGCGAGCTGGCAGGCCCTGCACCCGGCGAGTGCGATGCCGGAGGCCACGGGCTATCGCCGCGGGGTGCTGCAGCAGCTATTGCGCGAACGCGCCGATGCCCTGGGCCAGACGCTGTTGGCCGACGAGCGGGAGACGCTGGACGCCGAACTCCACCACCAGAGCCTCTATCGTTTCGAGGATCTGCCGCTGGCCGGGAGCTACTGGCACTCGGTGCGGGTCTATTCGGAAGGGGCCGGGCTCGCGGATCTGGTGATGCCGCCGGCGCCGGTGCCCGCTTTCTGGCAGCTCGCGCGCATCGCATTGGCGATTGCGGTGGACGAGGCCGGCGAGATTCGAGCCGATGCCTACCGCGCGTTGCTTGCGGGCTACCATGCCAGACGCCCGTTGGCCGCGATCGAGCGCGGGGCCGCACCGACATTGCTGCGCCTGGCCGCACTGGACGACTGGATCGGTCGTCGCGAATCCGGCGCGACGGGCGAGGCCGAACGCCAGCGGCTCGTTGCGCTGCAGGGGCACGCCGCCCGTGTGCAGGGCATGTGGGTACGTGCCGCGTAGGTGGCTCGGGGGTTTCGGCCCAAGGAGATCGACGATGAACAAGGTCTGGGTGCTGTTTCTAGTCGCGATGTGCCTGCCGGCGCTCACCCAGGCCGAGGTCTATCGCTGGACTGACGACCAGGGCAATGTGCACTTTGGCGACCGTCCTCCCGAGGGCAGCGCCAGCGAGTCGGTCGATGTACGTGAGCCCATGCGCGGGGTGCCGCTCGAGGGTGCCCGAGAGATCCTTGAACGTCCGGTGCGGCCTCAGCAAGAGGAGGCCGATGCCAGTGGCTACGAACGCGTCGCGATTACGCAGCCGGAGGACGGGGCCGGCGTGCGTGCCAATGACGGCAATGTCACCGCCGAGGTGGCGCTGGAGCCCGCCCTGGATACCGAGGCCGGCCATCGCGTCGTCTGGCTGCTGAACGGCGAGGAGGCTGGCGACAGCACCGGCTCCAGTATCACCTTCGAGGGGCTCAACCGCGGCGAATACAGCCTGCAGGCGCGAGTAGAAGACGACGCCGGGCAGGAGCTCGCCAGCAGCGACACCATCCAGTTCAACGTGCTGCGCATCGCGATCCCGCGCGAACAGCAGCAACAACAGCGCCCGCAGCAATTCCCCCAGGGCGGCGCCCCGCAGGCCCCTCGGGCCCCCCAGGCCCCGCGCGCACCTCAGCCCCAGGTCCAGCAGATTCCGCAGAACTAGTCGGCCGCACCAACTCCGTGCGCATTCTGCCCCAATATGGTGCCGTATTTGCACTATAATGGGGCGGTGCTTGGTGATTGCCGCCACGGCCGCCTTGCCTGGGCGCTCTCCTGCCCGCGGATGATCCACCCTGTGCTGTGCCCCTGTTTGGCGCGATTCCTGCTTGAGGCCCGTTGATGAACAATCCTGTTGCCAAGCCCGCCCCAGCGCCATGGCCCTGGTGGGACGACC
It includes:
- a CDS encoding DUF4124 domain-containing protein, with the protein product MNKVWVLFLVAMCLPALTQAEVYRWTDDQGNVHFGDRPPEGSASESVDVREPMRGVPLEGAREILERPVRPQQEEADASGYERVAITQPEDGAGVRANDGNVTAEVALEPALDTEAGHRVVWLLNGEEAGDSTGSSITFEGLNRGEYSLQARVEDDAGQELASSDTIQFNVLRIAIPREQQQQQRPQQFPQGGAPQAPRAPQAPRAPQPQVQQIPQN